Proteins encoded by one window of Rutidosis leptorrhynchoides isolate AG116_Rl617_1_P2 chromosome 7, CSIRO_AGI_Rlap_v1, whole genome shotgun sequence:
- the LOC139858211 gene encoding uncharacterized protein, whose translation MDHDMSPFSTDHWLQQYPNSPIIIQPTLDHDHDHDHDQPSDSTTTPLYTDSSPRSTTTSKIDSKPIRRRSRASRKTPTTVLNASPTEFRALVQRFTGCDSKDNLALASVANLPKGPVNIDFSRNDIVNHDQGSSRYEYFDNQVRLPLQGEQMQQLGGLSNLQAGAYRMENASVVYESIDESSIMATPSDHDGSHRYF comes from the coding sequence ATGGATCATGACATGAGCCCATTTTCAACTGATCACTGGTTACAACAATATCCAAACTCACCAATAATTATTCAACCAACTCttgatcatgatcatgatcatgatcatgatcaaCCATCTGATTCCACAACCACACCACTTTATACTGATTCTAGTCCAAGATCAACCACCACTAGCAAGATTGATTCGAAACCGATACGTAGACGGTCAAGGGCTTCAAGAAAAACACCAACCACTGTCCTAAATGCTAGCCCAACCGAATTTAGGGCCCTTGTTCAACGGTTCACTGGTTGCGATAGCAAAGATAACTTGGCGTTGGCTTCGGTTGCAAATTTACCAAAAGGTCCGGTTAATATAGACTTTTCTAGGAATGATATTGTTAATCATGATCAAGGTTCTTCAAGGTATGAatattttgataatcaagttagatTACCTTTACAAGGTGAACAAATGCAACAACTAGGTGGGCTTAGTAATTTGCAAGCTGGCGCCTATCGAATGGAAAACGCTTCTGTAGTTTATGAATCGATCGATGAATCTTCGATAATGGCAACTCCAAGTGATCATGATGGTAGCCATAGGTATTTTTGA